The following are from one region of the Falco biarmicus isolate bFalBia1 chromosome 1, bFalBia1.pri, whole genome shotgun sequence genome:
- the SLC35E4 gene encoding solute carrier family 35 member E4 produces MCLRSRRGDEAPMTAGEGTLRPWKPDPGQAGGGRPPPGPSLPLTLTVLAWLGTGTTMAGLNKWIFATHGFRYPLLLSSLHMLSGVAVGYPLGWARGPSPPAPRPRARIYLLSLTFCTSVALGNLGLSYVQLDVAQAVATTTPLVTLLLSGLLGGRRHHPLQYAAMGPVCAGAACSIAGGLCFYQPGCGFLLAATVLRALKSIQQSLLLQEDQLDALSLLCLTSLPSFCLLFGAAVALEVGPSWEGVLRYDGTLWACILLSCLGSVLYNLATYCILSLTSALTVHVLGNVTVVGNLLLSRLLFGSHLSGLSYVGIGLMLAGMFMYHQPDLIAARWATRLGRGLPRRE; encoded by the exons ATGTGCCTGCGGTCCCGCCGCGGCGATGAAGCACCGATGACAGCCGGCGAGGGGACCCTCCGGCCCTGGAAACCGgacccagggcaggcagggggaggccggcCACCCCCCGGGCCATCGCTGCCCCTGACCCTCACCGTCCTGGCCTGGCTGGGCACCGGCACCACCATGGCCGGCCTCAACAAATGGATCTTTGCCACCCACGGCTTCCGCTACCCGCTGCTGCTGTCGTCCCTCCACATGCTGTCGGGGGTGGCCGTGGGGTACCCACTGGGCTGGGCACGGGGACCGTCACCgccagccccccggccccgcgccaGGATCTACTTGCTCAGCCTCACCTTCTGCACCAGCGTGGCGTTGGGAAACCTGGGCTTGAGCTACGTGCAGCTGGACGTGGCGCAGGCAGTGGCCACCACCACCCCGTTGGTCACCCTCCTGCTGtcggggctgctggggggccgGCGGCACCACCCGCTGCAGTATGCCGCCATGGGGCCCGTCTgcgctggggctgcctgcagcatcgCCGGCGGGCTCTGCTTCTACCAGCCCGGCTGTGgcttcctcctggctgccaCCGTCCTCCGCGCTCTCAAGTCCATACAGCAGA gtctgctgctgcaggaggaccagctggatgctctctccctgctctgcctgacCTCCCTGCCCagtttctgcctgctcttcGGGGCAGCTGTGGCGCTGGAGGTGGGTCCCTCCTGGGAGGGTGTCCTGCGCTATGACGGCACGCTCTGGGCTTGCATCCTACTCAGCTGCCTGGGCTCCGTCCTCTACAACCTGGCCACCTACTGCATCCTCTCCCTCACCTCCGCCCTCACCGTCCATGTCCTGGGCAACGTCACTGTGGTGGGCAATCTGCTGCTCTCCCGCCTCCTCTTTGGCAGCCACCTGAGCGGGCTCAGCTATGTGGGCATCGGGCTGATGCTGGCTGGGATGTTCATGTACCACCAGCCAGACCTCATCGCGGCACGCTGGGCGACGCGGTTGGGACGGGGCCTCCCCAGGCGGGAGTAG
- the TCN2 gene encoding transcobalamin-2, with the protein MLTWPQCAETASCDTFPSPAVSCLAQLGSACLCRAASRAVLWHPFLRSGMWLLLILLQAAVLPAQLCEAPGKAAVVQALSAQLLGLVADPTRDPDPSVYLALRLARVHNLRREEQYLAQLRDTFQRRYGRSVQAAGRPHAAPHSHPQQDAAAAEHSMSTEAEWPETGRLALYLLGLQATCPALEPGPLRSLVTWLKYYLEEDWAGSRHHGHPLTSYYQYSLGVLALCVHRKRVREEVIRRLLAAEHHSRFRHSSGSAVDTEAVVALAFTCLEQQRLVGTRLAAELRAATRRVRRRMVEAQGQDGFIGNVYSTPWAMQVFIATSMCQTQPAYGRAMAALLENLDAFTTAATMAQALPVLYGRSYLDIASMRCREEPDTLMPISPEPLPERPGNKTVQLVVECPELRCSQHRLYDQPVSVPASASLLDVLTAAAVQGPSNFTFDTRDTPLGPFLSRVLGLEAQQQKQSYWQLLTAPSTSLQMGIADYRPRDRETLILRLSKW; encoded by the exons ATGCTGACTTGGCCCCAGTGTGCGGAAACAGCATCTTGTGACACCTTCCCGTCCCCAGCGGTGTCCTGTCTTGCTCAGCTGGGCTCCGCCTGCCTCTGCCGGGCTGCCAGTcgtgctgtgctgtggcacCCATTCCTTCGCTCTGGCATGTGGCTGCTTCtcatcctgctgcaggctgcggtcctgcctgcccagctctgcG AAGCCCCGGGAAAGGCGGCAGTGGTGCAGGCACTGagtgcccagctgctggggctggtggcgGACCCGACGCGGGACCCTGACCCCAGTGTCTATCTGGCCCTTCGCCTGGCCCGTGTCCACAACCTGCGCAGGGAGGAGCAGTACCTGGCACAGCTGCGGGACACCTTCCAGCGCCGCTATGGCAG GagtgtgcaggcagctgggcgGCCCCACGCTgcaccccacagccacccccagcaggatgctgcggctgctgagcacagcat GAGCACTGAGGCAGAGTGGCCGGAGACGGGGCGGCTGGCACTGtacctgctggggctgcaggccACTTGTCCCGCATTGGAGCCTGGTCCTCTGCGCTCACTGGTGACATGGCTGAAATACTACCTGGAGGAGGACTGGGCAG GCTCCCGGCACCACGGCCACCCCCTCACCAGTTACTACCAGTACAGCCTGGGCGTGCTGGCACTGTGCGTCCACCGCAAGCGGGTGCGGGAAGAGGTGATCCGTCGGCTCCTGGCAGCTGAGCACCACAGCAGATTCAGGCACAGCAGCGGCAGCGCTGTGG ACACGGAGGCAGTGGTGGCACTGGCCTTCacctgcctggagcagcagcgGCTGGTGGGGACCAGGCTGGCGGCAGAGCTGCGGGCGGCCACACgcagggtgaggaggaggatggtTGAGGCGCAGGGCCAGGATGGCTTCATTGGCAATGTCTACAGCACCCCCTGGGCCATGCAG GTCTTCATCGCCACCAGCATGTGCCAGACGCAGCCAGCGTATGGCCGGGCCATGGCTGCGCTGCTGGAGAACCTGGACGCCTTCACCACCGCTGCCACCATGGCCCAGGCACTGCCGGTGTTGTACGGCCGCTCTTACCTGGACATAGCCTCCATGCGCTGCCGGGAGGAGCCGG ACACGCTGATGCCCATCAGCCCTGAACCGCTGCCGGAGAGGCCAGGGAACAAGACTGTGCAGCTGGTGGTGGAGTGCCCCGAGCTGCGGTGTTCCCAGCACCGGCTCTATGACCAGCCAGTGTCTGTGCCCGCCAGTGCCTCCCTCCTGGACGTGCTTAcggcagctgctgtgcagggacCCTCCAACTTCAC GTTTGACACCCGGGACACCCCCCTGGGCCCCTTTctgagcagggtgctggggctggaggcccagcagcagaagcagagctaCTGGCAGCTCCTCAccgcccccagcaccagcctgcagaTGG GCATCGCTGACTACAGACCTCGCGACAGGGAGACCCTCATCCTGCGCCTGAGCAAGTGGTAG